A genomic stretch from Streptomyces sp. QL37 includes:
- a CDS encoding DUF3574 domain-containing protein translates to MPHTRPEQRPKRSGRRTALTAAVAAAAVLAAGTPIAYATLGEEVPPAAAAPAARGTAHVETRLFFGTERPDGGPGVTGEQFRSFIDRTVTPAFPEGLTVQEGRGQWRDSNGVIERERSYELILLYPASEARLRDPQIERIRSAYEKAYAQDSVARLDERTLADF, encoded by the coding sequence TTGCCGCACACACGGCCCGAGCAGCGTCCGAAGCGTTCCGGCAGGCGCACCGCGCTCACCGCAGCCGTCGCGGCCGCCGCCGTGCTGGCCGCCGGGACCCCGATCGCGTACGCCACCCTCGGCGAGGAGGTCCCCCCGGCCGCGGCCGCTCCCGCCGCACGGGGCACGGCCCATGTGGAGACCCGCCTCTTCTTCGGCACGGAACGCCCGGACGGTGGACCCGGCGTGACGGGCGAGCAGTTCCGGTCGTTCATCGACCGCACGGTCACGCCCGCCTTCCCTGAAGGGCTCACGGTCCAGGAGGGCCGGGGACAGTGGCGCGACTCCAACGGAGTGATCGAGCGGGAGCGTTCGTACGAACTGATCCTTCTCTACCCGGCGTCGGAGGCCCGCCTGCGGGACCCGCAGATCGAGCGGATCCGCTCCGCCTACGAGAAGGCGTACGCCCAGGACTCGGTGGCCAGACTCGACGAACGCACCCTCGCCGACTTCTGA
- a CDS encoding peptidase: MTCTTCRTPVHTQFASPGLVEAIVEGGLDPAEDPRWADSGAVSASEYARWAGHLCGMACLRMALGAGAPPLFALRDGALKYDAYTEDADGVIKGLVYAPFARYVSEVHGLDAVVHRHLSPAGILEQLDEGRRVMASVHYGIRYPERPAPGRGGHLVLLTSRTADGAGVHFHNPSGTTAATRAAGLPLPVFERFFAGRGVSLPGAVATHA, encoded by the coding sequence GTGACCTGTACGACCTGCCGTACGCCCGTGCACACGCAGTTCGCCTCGCCCGGTCTGGTGGAGGCGATCGTCGAAGGCGGGCTCGATCCGGCCGAGGACCCCCGCTGGGCGGACTCGGGCGCGGTGTCGGCCTCCGAGTACGCCCGCTGGGCAGGCCATCTGTGCGGTATGGCCTGTCTGCGCATGGCGCTCGGCGCCGGTGCGCCGCCCCTGTTCGCCCTGCGGGACGGGGCGTTGAAGTACGACGCGTACACGGAGGACGCCGACGGGGTGATCAAGGGCCTGGTCTACGCACCCTTCGCCCGGTACGTGTCCGAGGTCCACGGTCTCGACGCTGTCGTCCACCGGCACCTCTCCCCCGCCGGGATCCTGGAGCAACTGGACGAGGGCCGAAGGGTGATGGCCTCCGTGCACTACGGGATCCGGTACCCGGAGCGGCCGGCTCCCGGGCGCGGTGGCCACCTGGTGCTGCTGACCTCCCGAACGGCGGACGGGGCCGGCGTCCACTTCCACAACCCGTCGGGGACCACGGCCGCGACACGCGCGGCCGGTCTTCCGCTGCCGGTCTTCGAGCGCTTCTTCGCGGGCCGCGGGGTCTCCCTCCCGGGCGCCGTGGCAACACACGCGTAG
- a CDS encoding pyridoxal phosphate-dependent aminotransferase, which translates to MEFRQSSKLNEVCYEIRGPVIEQANALEEAGHSVLRLNTGNPALFGFEAPEEIVQDMIRMLPQAHGYTDSRGILSARRAVAQRYQAMGLADVDVDDVFLGNGVSELISMAVQGLLEDGDEILIPSPDYPLWTAVTTLAGGRAVHYTCDEGADWNPDLADMASKITDRTRAMVIINPNNPTGAVYSREVLDGMLDLARRHGLMVFADEIYDQILYDGAEHHSVAVLAPDLLCLTFSGLSKTYRVAGFRSGWMVVSGPQQHARSYLEGLTMLASMRLCPNAPAQYAIQAALGGRQSIRDLVAPGGRLHEQRDRAWERLNEIPGVSCVKPKGALYAFPRIDLKVHHIVDDERFVLDLLLREKIQVVQGTGFNWPRPDHFRILTLPHADDLDAAISRIGRFLNGYRQ; encoded by the coding sequence ATGGAGTTCCGGCAGTCCAGCAAGCTCAACGAGGTCTGCTACGAGATCCGGGGGCCGGTCATCGAGCAGGCCAACGCCCTGGAGGAGGCGGGCCACAGCGTGCTCCGCCTCAACACGGGGAATCCGGCACTGTTCGGGTTCGAGGCCCCCGAGGAGATCGTCCAGGACATGATCCGGATGCTCCCCCAGGCGCACGGCTACACCGACTCGCGAGGCATCCTGTCCGCGCGTCGCGCCGTCGCGCAGCGCTATCAGGCGATGGGGCTGGCCGATGTCGACGTGGACGACGTCTTCCTCGGCAACGGGGTCTCCGAGCTGATCTCCATGGCGGTGCAGGGGCTGCTGGAGGACGGCGACGAGATCTTGATCCCGAGCCCCGACTACCCGCTGTGGACCGCCGTCACCACGCTCGCGGGCGGCAGGGCCGTGCACTACACCTGCGACGAAGGGGCGGACTGGAACCCCGACCTGGCCGACATGGCCTCGAAGATCACCGACCGCACCCGGGCCATGGTGATCATCAACCCGAACAACCCGACGGGCGCCGTCTACTCCCGGGAAGTCCTCGACGGCATGCTCGACCTGGCGCGCCGGCACGGGCTGATGGTGTTCGCCGACGAGATCTACGACCAGATCCTTTACGACGGTGCCGAGCACCACAGCGTGGCCGTGCTGGCTCCCGACCTGCTCTGCCTCACCTTCAGCGGGCTGTCCAAGACGTACCGTGTGGCGGGTTTCCGCTCCGGCTGGATGGTGGTGTCGGGCCCGCAGCAGCACGCCCGCAGTTATCTGGAGGGGCTCACCATGCTCGCCTCCATGCGGCTCTGCCCCAACGCCCCCGCGCAGTACGCGATCCAGGCGGCGCTCGGCGGCCGGCAGTCGATCCGGGACCTCGTCGCCCCCGGCGGCAGGCTCCACGAGCAGCGTGACCGGGCCTGGGAGCGGCTCAACGAGATCCCCGGGGTGTCGTGCGTGAAGCCGAAGGGCGCGCTGTACGCCTTCCCGCGCATCGACCTCAAGGTCCACCACATCGTCGACGACGAACGGTTCGTCCTGGACCTGCTGCTGCGGGAGAAGATCCAGGTGGTGCAGGGCACCGGTTTCAACTGGCCGCGCCCGGACCACTTCCGCATCCTCACCCTGCCGCACGCCGACGACCTGGACGCCGCGATCAGCCGCATCGGCCGCTTCCTGAACGGATACCGCCAGTGA
- a CDS encoding helix-turn-helix domain-containing protein has translation MSRLRRMPRQQQSARPVRRRSYDQFCATARALDSVGDRWTLLIVRELLAGPRRYTDLHADLPGVSTDVLASRLKDMEQGGLAVRRRLPPPAAVAVYELTEHGRGLLPVLTALAGWGAPALGERRPTDAVRAHWFALPLLRALDGLTHGGVIEVRLTEGVFHLRVGAEAAGGEAYGHGPADAPDACLVLDAEAVLAVGRGGGGLAEAVREGRAEVLGESPLAVELRGGG, from the coding sequence ATGTCTAGACTGCGTCGCATGCCACGTCAGCAGCAGTCCGCACGTCCCGTCCGCCGCCGGAGCTACGACCAGTTCTGCGCCACCGCCCGTGCCCTCGACTCCGTCGGTGACCGGTGGACGCTGCTGATCGTCCGTGAACTGCTGGCCGGGCCGCGCCGCTACACGGATCTGCACGCCGACCTGCCGGGCGTGAGCACGGATGTGCTGGCCTCCCGGCTCAAGGACATGGAACAGGGCGGTCTGGCCGTGCGCCGCCGCCTGCCGCCCCCGGCGGCCGTCGCGGTCTACGAACTGACCGAGCACGGGCGCGGACTGCTCCCGGTCCTCACCGCGCTCGCCGGGTGGGGCGCGCCCGCGCTCGGGGAACGCCGGCCGACGGACGCGGTCAGGGCCCACTGGTTCGCACTGCCGCTGCTGCGGGCCCTGGACGGCCTCACCCACGGCGGGGTCATCGAAGTCAGGCTCACCGAGGGCGTGTTCCACCTCCGCGTCGGTGCGGAGGCGGCGGGTGGCGAGGCCTACGGACACGGCCCAGCCGACGCCCCGGACGCGTGCCTCGTGCTGGACGCGGAGGCCGTCCTGGCCGTCGGACGCGGTGGGGGCGGCCTCGCCGAGGCCGTCAGGGAGGGCCGGGCCGAGGTCCTCGGCGAGAGCCCGCTCGCCGTCGAACTCCGTGGCGGCGGCTGA
- a CDS encoding nuclear transport factor 2 family protein has protein sequence MDLAYARQFASRWQDDWNSHDLDRILAHYAEDVTFSSPMIARLTGSPAGTLHGKAALRAYWAAGLEKIPDLEFEVMDVRAGVDALVIDYRNQIGGRVYEVLTFRDGLVVSGFGAYGETAAV, from the coding sequence ATGGATCTCGCATATGCCCGTCAGTTCGCGTCCCGGTGGCAGGACGACTGGAACTCCCACGATCTGGACCGCATCCTCGCCCACTACGCCGAGGACGTGACCTTCAGTTCCCCGATGATCGCCCGGCTGACGGGCTCCCCGGCCGGGACACTGCACGGCAAGGCGGCGCTGCGCGCGTACTGGGCGGCCGGGCTGGAGAAGATCCCCGACCTGGAGTTCGAGGTGATGGACGTGCGCGCGGGCGTCGACGCGCTGGTGATCGACTACCGCAACCAGATCGGTGGCCGGGTGTACGAGGTGCTGACCTTCCGGGACGGGCTCGTCGTCTCAGGATTCGGGGCGTACGGGGAGACGGCCGCCGTCTGA
- a CDS encoding uridine kinase has protein sequence MHFEPITWERLARALAAHADGLEPADGGSWLRIGVDGAPAARPEEAAAYLAEALRARGRPVLAVSTEGFLRPASLRYEYGKEDPDSYADSWFDTGALWREVFRPLEAGGSGRVLPDLWNPATDRATRSPYQELPEGGVLILHGPLLLGHWFPFDLGVHLSLSPGALRRRTRESERWTLPAFARYEDEVAPADRADAVVRADDPRHPAWTGLGG, from the coding sequence GTGCACTTTGAACCCATCACCTGGGAACGGCTGGCCCGCGCCCTCGCCGCCCATGCCGACGGACTCGAACCGGCCGACGGCGGGTCCTGGCTGAGGATCGGCGTCGACGGCGCTCCCGCCGCCCGCCCCGAGGAAGCCGCCGCCTATCTCGCCGAGGCACTACGGGCCCGCGGGCGCCCGGTGCTCGCCGTCTCCACGGAGGGCTTCCTGCGCCCGGCCAGCCTGCGCTACGAGTACGGCAAGGAGGACCCGGACTCGTACGCCGACAGTTGGTTCGACACCGGGGCGCTGTGGCGTGAGGTGTTCCGCCCCCTTGAGGCGGGCGGCAGCGGCCGGGTCCTGCCCGATCTCTGGAACCCCGCGACGGACCGGGCGACCCGAAGTCCGTACCAGGAGCTGCCCGAGGGCGGGGTGCTGATCCTGCACGGGCCGCTGCTCCTCGGGCACTGGTTCCCGTTCGACCTCGGAGTACATCTGAGCCTCTCGCCGGGAGCGCTGCGACGGCGTACGCGCGAGAGCGAGCGGTGGACGCTGCCCGCCTTCGCGCGGTACGAGGACGAGGTCGCCCCGGCCGACCGCGCGGACGCCGTCGTACGGGCCGACGACCCGCGCCACCCCGCCTGGACGGGGCTCGGCGGTTGA
- a CDS encoding PfkB family carbohydrate kinase: MNGPGRAVGGGGLLVVGEVVTDVVVRHASAPLHGTDTPARISTLPGGAGANVACWAARSGCRDVRLLARAGAESAAWHRDALRRAGVRPLLCVDEGAPTGTVVALVDSSAERTFLTDSGAVLRLSPGDWSPSLLDGAARLHLSGYLLFGPTSRATAALALREARVRDVPVSVDPASAGFLAALGAGAFLDLVEGVDLLLPNADEARELTGLPDPSDAAAKLSRHVGRVAVTLGDRGVLLAADGAVTARVPAGEAGAPVDSTGAGDAFTGGFLAALIAGADEVSAAAAGCRAGAEAVATVGGRPA; this comes from the coding sequence GTGAACGGGCCCGGCCGCGCGGTGGGCGGAGGCGGGCTGCTCGTGGTCGGGGAGGTGGTCACCGACGTGGTCGTACGGCACGCCTCCGCCCCGCTGCACGGCACGGACACGCCGGCCCGCATCTCCACGCTGCCGGGCGGGGCTGGGGCCAACGTGGCCTGCTGGGCGGCGCGTTCGGGGTGCCGGGACGTCCGGTTGCTCGCCCGGGCCGGGGCGGAATCCGCGGCCTGGCACCGGGACGCGCTGCGTCGGGCCGGGGTGCGCCCCCTGCTGTGCGTGGACGAGGGCGCCCCGACCGGCACGGTGGTGGCCCTGGTCGACTCCTCGGCCGAACGCACCTTCCTCACCGACAGCGGGGCGGTCCTGCGCCTCTCGCCCGGCGACTGGTCTCCTTCGCTGCTCGACGGTGCCGCCCGGCTACATCTGTCCGGCTACCTCCTCTTCGGGCCGACGAGCCGGGCGACGGCGGCACTCGCCCTGCGGGAGGCCCGGGTGCGGGATGTCCCGGTGAGCGTGGATCCGGCTTCGGCCGGATTCCTCGCCGCTCTGGGTGCCGGAGCTTTCCTGGACCTGGTCGAGGGGGTCGATCTGCTGCTGCCCAACGCGGACGAGGCGCGCGAGCTGACGGGTCTGCCCGATCCCTCGGACGCCGCGGCCAAGCTGAGCCGCCATGTGGGCCGGGTCGCCGTCACGCTCGGGGACCGGGGCGTTCTGCTGGCGGCCGACGGCGCGGTGACCGCGCGGGTGCCCGCCGGGGAGGCCGGCGCCCCGGTCGACTCGACAGGCGCGGGGGACGCGTTCACCGGCGGCTTCCTGGCGGCACTCATCGCGGGTGCGGACGAGGTCTCGGCGGCCGCGGCGGGCTGCCGGGCAGGGGCCGAAGCGGTCGCGACGGTGGGGGGCCGCCCTGCGTGA
- a CDS encoding pseudouridine-5'-phosphate glycosidase, producing the protein MPQNASAPLSQEPGRSTSVLSEEVREALEERRPVVALESTIIAHGLPRPRNLDVARELEELTRKAGAVPATVAVLDGRAHVGLDRAQLERVAGDPGVRKLGHRDLAPALALGASGATTVSATAFLAARAGLSVFATGGLGGVHREWTQTQDESADLRLLARTGITVVCAGVKSILDVPATLQRLETLGVGVLGYGTEYFPGFYLSSSGERVDWTVRTPEDVARVMRAGKRLGGPPAALIVANPVPEEEQLDPAEHDRVLAGALDACRTRGVTGQAVTPFLLEYLMRETGGASLEANLAAVRGNVTLAARIAVAAAGR; encoded by the coding sequence ATGCCTCAGAATGCATCGGCGCCCCTGTCGCAGGAACCCGGCCGCAGCACCTCCGTACTCTCCGAAGAGGTGCGGGAGGCCCTGGAGGAACGACGTCCCGTGGTCGCCCTGGAGTCGACGATCATCGCGCACGGGCTGCCGCGCCCCCGCAATCTCGACGTCGCCCGGGAACTGGAGGAGCTGACGCGGAAGGCCGGCGCCGTCCCCGCCACGGTCGCCGTGCTGGACGGCCGTGCGCATGTGGGTCTGGACCGCGCCCAGTTGGAGCGGGTCGCCGGGGACCCGGGCGTACGCAAGCTGGGCCACCGTGATCTCGCGCCCGCGCTGGCCCTCGGCGCGAGCGGCGCCACCACCGTGTCCGCCACCGCCTTCCTCGCGGCGCGGGCCGGTCTGAGCGTCTTCGCCACCGGCGGGCTCGGGGGCGTACACCGCGAGTGGACACAGACGCAGGACGAGTCCGCGGACCTCCGGCTGCTCGCCCGGACCGGGATCACGGTGGTGTGCGCGGGCGTGAAGTCGATCCTCGACGTACCCGCCACACTTCAGCGCCTGGAGACCCTCGGTGTCGGCGTGCTGGGCTACGGGACGGAGTATTTCCCCGGCTTCTACCTGAGCAGCTCCGGAGAGCGGGTCGACTGGACCGTCCGTACGCCCGAGGACGTCGCGCGGGTGATGCGGGCAGGGAAGCGGCTGGGCGGCCCGCCCGCCGCGCTGATCGTCGCCAACCCCGTTCCGGAGGAGGAGCAGTTGGACCCGGCGGAGCACGACCGGGTGCTCGCCGGGGCCCTGGACGCCTGCCGGACGCGGGGGGTCACGGGGCAGGCGGTCACTCCGTTCCTGCTGGAGTATCTGATGCGGGAGACCGGCGGGGCGTCCCTGGAGGCCAATCTCGCCGCGGTACGCGGGAACGTGACGCTGGCCGCGCGGATCGCCGTGGCCGCGGCCGGCCGGTGA